The DNA region ccttagttcaggtggtgactcaggccagtcctgaagcaacaattcctacttagagggagagaaacgcatcccaaacatcctggtatTTTGCTTATTTctaccagaagactgcattttatcagcgtcttcacaaAACAGGATCATGTCATCGGCGTATTCTTAGGCAATAAGTGTACcttctggtaggagatcaaCTTCTGATAATTCATTGGaagagaacgttatttccagcagtaggttTATGATGAAactaaacagaaatggagatagtggacaacctTGCCGGACACCAATTGTGGTTGTAAATtcggtcctacgttgtagctgactgacttctACCGCTGAATGGTTTTGTTACTTATAAACGCAACTTTCGTCAATGTTGCAGAGATGTGTTTTAAAGACGGATGACCCTTTGGAAAACAGTATATACAACGTTTATTATTCCTACAGGTCGATATAAGCAGAAAAAGCAAGGAAGATTATTACAAAGTATATCGTAGTAAGGAAAATGAAAGTAAATTCACCATTCGCTTCAGCAGTTTTGGCAAATATTACTGCAACTCAagtgaatatataaatatacaggAACGCGTTACTGTCAACGATCATTAAtcgatataataaataaaatcataatgTCTACAGAATGACATGTTTATGGGCAATTACCTGTTAACTGATTCAAAGCACAAATCACAAACACGCACTTCCTTCTCAATGCCGAATTCAGGCAGAATGGCGCGCGATGAGGTACACTCACCACAAAACACTTGACCACACTTACGACAGTGATGCTGGAGAAAATTAAGGTAACGATATGTTTGAAAAAGATTACTAAGATGAAAACATAACATGAAAAAGTACACAAGGGGACATATTAACTAAAATTACCAGGAGGGATCTACAAGGAAAATGGATTTGTCAGATTTGAGAATATCCAGCTTCCCGAATGGAAGTAGATTGATCGGCGTTCAAACTCGAGACCTAGTAGATGGATGTATAACAACTTAACAATTAAGCTACCGGTAAGGTATCGAGTTTATTAAATCAACTACTGTAAAAATGACTCTAAACTGACAATTTTCTGAGCCAAAAGCAAATATAAGTGAAGGATTCAATATATAAGGCCATAACTACCATTTAAAATCGTAGATCTGAAACTTATGAACCAATCTGTAGTAAGTCTGTAATTTTTTCGGCACGAATATCACAATGAATTATGCTTTTATTGACACCCAGTTATCTAGACATTTTAGAATCAAGCTCAAGTGATCAACATAATGTGTAATTCAGATTCTTACGCTTTAATGTATGTGTTTGTATTGTTATTGATATTTAGATATTACAAAAAAACTTGACTAAATTAGTAAAACAAACATAAAGTGAAGCGATGAAAGTTTTTAGTCTTATCAGCCAATTTTTTATCGTAATCTAGTACATTACGCCAAACCTCAGGATTACACAAGGTATGCTTCCCGGAGAATTATGGTTAAACAATAGAGGCTAGTAGACTTTCATCACTTACATAGGCCATAATACAAAGGTGAATGCTGAACAGTATCCCCAGAGCCTGGATGGGAGCTTTATGTTTTCGTGTCGAGATATCGTTAGCCATCAACCTAATATGGCTAATGACACTTCCAAGATAAGCGAGGTAGTGGATGTGATCTAATTCACTATCTATGTTTAAACTGGGCAATGATACAGACAAGTTGTGGGGCTACAACTAACATTTCGTGGGAGAGGAACTTATCCCATGATAGCTCTGTCTGCAGCCCTTCAGGATTACTGCTCATACCAAAGCCGAATAAAGAACGAGGGTTAAGCATGAAGTAAgcaacctcatcccgtagaaaacaaccttgctgaAAAAACAACTATCATAAAAaagatttaaaacatttaaacttCCTCCCCAGGTTTTGAAGGGTATTTATTTAGAAAGGTTATAACATCTCATGTTGAAAGTCCAGATTCTCCGGAAATCGGAGAACCAGAGTAACAATTAATATAGATACATGCAATATTCGGACAGTGTGAGGACCACTCAAAAAGCTGTGGAAATAAGAGAATACAAACTGGCAGTGCTTAGAATTAGTGATACCCATTGGActcaaagtaaataaaaaaagtcAGCTTCGAGAGAGCTTGTGTTGTGTTCTAGTTATGCAGAAGAAATAGCCTCATGCAAACAAGATGTTGCACTGATGCTCTACGAGGAAGCGCGGAAAGCGCTTATAGGATGAGGAACTCAAGGATATAGGACTATGTCGTTTACGTGTTTCAAGTTGATGAATGAATCACCTAGTAGGAGACTTATATTTGGGAAGTCAAACGAAGAAAGAGTTATCCCTAAaaggtgtggcaactcgaactgatgtacgtacatacgaagttctacgttgttactgactgactgatcctTATGATAAAGGCACACAAAAATGATGAGTGGTTTTCCTTGACTAACACCGCTTGATATAACCAGTTTAGAAAAGAGTTGACTATAGGCGGTGACTCGACCACAGCGGCAAAGCAGcaagaccagacaacattccagtaGAGGCACTGGAAGCAaatgtagcagtaactgcaaacatgctccacattctcttcagcaagatttgggatgaagaacaagtaccagcagtctggaaagaaggacacctgatcaagataccaaagaaaggcgatcttactaagtgtgagaactacagaggcatcactcttctctcaataccaggaataGTCTTCAACAGGgcattgttaaacagaatgaagcactccgtagacgcccagcTTCGAGACcgacaggctggattccgtaaggatcgatcgtgtaccgaccaaatcgcaacaccaCGGATCAttatggaacaatcaattgaatggaattcatcactctacatcaattCCATTGACTAGAAGAAAGCATTTAATAGCGTAGGCatgacaacactatggaagcttcttcgacactacggcgtgcctcagaagattgtcaatatcatacggaattcctatgatgggtTAAACTGTGTCAGGCAAAGTTGATTACTCTCACCCTGGATTataaagacgtcaacatctgggaggaagcacgggatacagtgtaCAGCTGAGATGCGgctagacgatctagacttcgcagatgatctggctcttctatcgcacacgcaacaagtGCAGGagatgaccagtgtagcagcagcctcagcagcagtaggtcccCACATATACAAAGgggaaagcaagattcttcgataaaacacaacatgcaccaatcgaatcacaattgacggagaaacTTTGAaggatgcagatgtgaaggagcggatcggcaaagcaagagtagcatacttacaactgaagaacatctagaactcaaaacaattgtcagccaacaccaaggtcagaatttttaatacaaatttcAAGACTGTTCTACTGGagaacctggagaactacagaAGCCATcaaccagaagatacaagtgtttattaacagttgtctacgaaaaatacttcggatccgttggccagacactatcagcaacaacttactgaggaagggaacaaaccagattccagcgggagaagtaatcaggaagaagcgctggaagtgaataggacacacattgaggaaagcagcCAACCGCGTCATAAGGCAAGCTCTCGCCtgggatcctcaaggccaaaggataAGAGGAAGaccgagaaacggagacagacataagaagaatgaacaaaaattgggcAGAAATagaaaggcccaggacagaatgggttggagaatgttggtcggcgacctatgctcaatggttgtaacaggcgtaagtaagtaaggatgtATAGTACATCTACAATATTCGTGTTACGACTGCGTCCCCCAAATTCGCTCATCTCTAACTTGATTCTGGCATAATGAAATAAGCTTTCCACGTTAAGTTCACTGTAACGATTACAGTAGGATTTTCTACTTTctagcattaaaaaaatttcgAAGAAACTGCTACTGGTTTGTACGACAGACTGCATGATACAATCGATTTGATTGGAAATGTTTGATAAATAATGATGGTCCTTGAAGGCTGtcaaatcaaattttatttgataatatatCACCGACCTATGGTGCTATTAGAAATAATTAGTCCAAGTTATTCTAGTTACCATACTAAAACAGACGATAGCTAGCACTAATGAACAGTAAGCTTTGGACTGTTCGTTGGTTTTTGTCGTCCCTTACTACTCCTCACCTGTGGAGTTTAGCCGTATTTGGTGTGGGGCAGTTATCTACTGAAAATAATAGGTGGTCGCGCACTGTTATGTAACATTTTAGTTTATTGGCATCCACAAGCACAATGTATGAAACCTCTCACTTGGTTATGAAAATATGTCTTGGACAATATTGGATTTTACGTCAAGCATATGCATAGTTACGGATATTTCGAACCCAAAGGTTTATATAGGAAACTGAGTCAGCATACAAACGCTCCTCACAAGTGCACAAAGTTGACTTAAAAACCGAAAAATATGCCATTTAATTGAAAAGCATGTTTCAATCAAGTGACTTGATAATCGAAATAGTCGATAAAGATATGTAGATATCTTTTTTTTACCTTGCAGTTAGCGCCGCGGAAAGTACCTGTTTGAGTCAGTTATCGGACTTCAATAAGTTCCCCTACACCGACCAATAATGACGTATAACTCAATAAAAACAGCCATTTTACCGATAAGATATAAGAATACTACATAAGATGTAGTTTACTGGTAAACAAGCTATATTTATATGCACTTCCAGTTACGCATGATAAAAAACTTTTATACCAACCAATCAGATCAAGTTAATGGAGACTGGAGTATTACTGTGACAACACACTGATATAAAACTTTAAGCTTTTAGTTAAAATAGAATAAACCCTTACTTTACGCCTGAACGTAGTAAATGCGGACTTGCATCGATGGCATGCATTTCCTTCCTTCCAACTTGGAGCACAAACTACACTGAACATAGCAGCACTCTCTGAGAACTCCGGAAAAACGTAGCCAGCGTTTTTAAGGTTCTCATAAGCATCTATCACAGCAACGTAGCCAGGCTTATCACGAAAAACATACGCCCAATTTTGAATACACTCTAGAAGCTTTGCACGAACGTCTGGGGATGTCTAAAAAGCGTCAAAGTCTATCAAATAACATACATCAACCATCCCAACAAGCTGCTGCATAAAGTCAGTGCTGCAAACTTCTTCATGAACAGGTGTACCACAGTTCTTCATTAATGACTCCAGCACCTACAGTGTAAGTTTATGAGAAAGAGATTACATCAAATGAGTGTAGAACGACGTTTGGGTTGTCACACTGAAGACGTTTCTTTAAACACTGGACCGCATATTTAGGCCTTCATTAGTTTGTAATTACGTGAAGTATTAACCTACGAAATCTCTTGACTACGCACGTTATCGCAAACTGCAATGGTACTCTCAATGTCTGATTCAATCAGCATTTCACTGGTCGCCTTCTCTATAAATTCAAGAATCTTCATTTTATTAACAGTATCACTTACCAATCAGCTTGTCAAACTTGGAACGTTTGAAGAAATCCATACTTAGCTATTTCCGGAAGTTACTGAGCAACGCCAAATTCGAATTTGGCAACATTAGTACCTAAAATCTTCAAATAGTTCAAATgattgtggacggaatagaagaaccTTCCACTTAACGAGCCTCCGTATATAGTAGCTGTGGAACATCAATATCTCCAGGCAGAAACCTAGGTATGTTACCTATAATAAAGGAAAAAAAGTAATTGGCTTCGCGCGCGTTTCAAAAGGGCAGTgaatttgtacttgttgtgattatcctTGCTTTTGTGTAGTTGTCGCatcaaaagcattcttggtctataTCAAAGTACTTTAGTTAAGGTTTAAAATCTTGCTTAAGTTTGTCTTGTGGTACCCTTTTACTCACTGACTGACACGTGTTCATactgtgatcatattgtgtTTTACACCTTAATTTGACTAAAATGGTTGGTAGTACTCACAAATATGGACAGacaaactgtttgttccctgtggaGGAATGAATGCAGTGCGGTGAACGCAAAAAGTGGTTCCATAAAATGTGCACCCGTTCAAgtcccaccgcatacaaaagatgttcgaagtctaactcacattggctttgcatgttttgctgtgcAAATAAAACgttactaatacaggaggctatgagcctattggctttggcctgtaagaaGAACGATGGCGCATGCGCTGATAACACGAgcactgacagtgacgaatgtgtcagtgtagtacctgcTGTTAAGAGATGCCTCGAACTCCCGAATTTGACTGACGGAGAAGCGAAATCTCCGTTAACATTAAGGAGGGATGTAGTACCACCTGACATTGATAATCATGCACCTCTAGTGAAAACTGAAGATCTGGATAAAACTGTCACCACTCCAAATAGTTCCAGTGTCCCGAGGGATGAAAAATGAACTACAGTACGGAGAAAACGAAACGAAAAGGAAAAAGCTGTAGGCAGTACGCAGCTGGTTAGCAAGTCATTGGTGGACTCCCATTGTGATTCACAAAATTCACTACCAAAGTATGATAGTAGGAGGGAAACCCACCCTGGCGTGATGACTGAGAAGGAGAATCTAATCTCATAGCATATTATTGTGAGAAGATTTCTggagtcaaacgaccctgatcccaaaattagacacgcgcatgaTTTAGAGAAGCTGGGAGAATATATTCGTAGTATATTGGCAGATAACTCTaaaggagttcaggtcaaaaaaCTGGTTAGAATAAGCAAGAGGACCGAGGACAATGCTGAACCCCGACCATGaagactccttaaggtaatcccAGGGTCGGAGAAGCAACGTGATCTCctgttaagtagcgctcgtaGTCACGACAATTCCgacatccgagttagacctgaTATGTCTCTTGaatatagaataaaaaggaagaaagcactAGCTGAACTAGAAACCCGTCGACAAAACGGTGAGGAAAATCTCCGGttagtgggttttcggatagtcaggtcttggaagggaatgctaccaaggcctgtgtggataggctgttctatctaggagttttatatgccaacgctcATAGTCTaagaaataagttctatgaactagaagcatTGGTGGACAAATTAAGGCCACTCATTGTAacagtgacagaaacttggttagtccatgacttagacattactccagaattatccggatacgATTACCTAAGtagtgatagacatagatgtagaaaGGAGGTGGCGTCCTTTTATAAATATAGCCAATAATgtaaatatccgctcctctgctagcgaatcccatgatagcggtACTTGTAAAGTCATCAGCTGTAAATTGGCTATCGTATGTGGTACATTTATGCtcggtgtcatctatcgcagcccaatctgcttagctgatgactttattttagagcacattcagCTATGGAGTGCAAATAACAGATtcttgataataggagactttaatgcacctgataTTAATTGGACTGGGATGACCAcggaaggatctataaactacTTTGATAGCAGgttcctgataacaataatgtagcatgcactagtgcagaatgtatccaaacccacacgttttggtgctaACCAAGGTTCTCTGTTGGACTTGGTAAccactcatgagactgaggatattgtcgacctaaatattcttccaccgttagtgaacagcgatcacgctgttttgtcattcgtgtttagaactagggacatgttatacgatcaggttacaccgcgcccaaatgtatggaaagctaacatatcagccattcaggaatgcgctgctaagacagattgatttgtagatactagcttatcagttgaagaagcatggtctgtatttaaaggttagtttagtttagttacgtCCTCGTTCATAACATACttggtaccgcgaagaccgaataatagTCCACCACGGATAACTATAATAGTCAGGAAGctccttagaaaaaggaagaagcactggaatatgatcatctctactggcttagaacaatacagatccagttattgtaagattaggaatgcctgtaaagcgttaataagtaagactaGACGATCATATGAAAAAACAATTGATTAGGGATCCTAGATATAGTCcaaaacggttattctcgtacataaaaaggcgaactcagagaagcgatggaattccatcacttttgatacaagaATATCCGTTAATCTCGGCAAGAAATGataccgaaaaagctgaagctttatcggaatatttcagtaaagtgttttctatcagtAATGAAGAACGACCAACGATTCATTGTGGTCGTGGCAGCTCGCTGATGgaccctgtagtcattgagaaaggtactgtcttaaggctacttcagcatctcaaatccaataagtccagtggtcctgattatattcatcctaggattatgaaagccatatcagatgtaattgctgaaccattaacGACACTGTTTGCCATGTCTCTGAGGCAGTCCAGACTgccaagagactggaaagacacTATAATAAGTCCGCTGTATAAGGTTGGGAGTAGGGATTTAATcagtaactatagacccgttagcttaactagtgcggttgtaaaactgatggaaaaaatcattcgaatatctgttataaactatgttgaagggcataATCTTCTCCCCAGGGAACAATATGGTTTTCGGAGAGGCCTATCAtccttgacaaatcttctcattgcaagaGAAGTTTGGGCTGCTGCAAAAGATAGGAATATTCATGTGGATGTGATCTTCATAGACCAAAGTAAGgcctttgataaggtctcccattctggtcttaaattcaaactggaacgttttggaatccattatacagtcgtagattggataagtaactttctccatgacaggagacaaaggggaAGGGTTAATGgagctctctcctcgtgggtacctgtaaaaagttgagttccccaaggtacaatcctcggttctcttctctttttacctTATGCAAATGAAttaccaactgtagcaaaacCATCCaatctactcttcgctgatgagaTAAAAATTTAGAGACCCATACacagtatgtcggatagaatagtattacaggataATCTTAGCTCATTGGCGGCTGGAACCTTCTAccagaacacgtaatatcatcaccatctgttaatatattcaaaacgagattggtgTTAAGGGAGGACTGTAGACATTTGGCTGATTAAAATCTCTTCattgtatattaataattttattgtgtttttgggtgtatttgttttacttaacttttgaacttgtttgtttatatcattatttttggacagtttggtttctctttgtcattggtttggtatttgggagcttttgctccgggaacctacaaaattgaaggtttgttttgtaattgttataattactGTTGTTAGAACTACATTTGGGTCGACTAATTGTAACttgcgaataaactttggtatcTAGATTGGAGTTtggttctattgttaatttgggtttgTACATTGCAAATAGACCGATATACCGTAATTCAGTAACGGGAACGAGCAAAATCTTGGATGTAACATAAACTTCTTCAATTATTGGTTCTGTGTTGATACCTTGGATTCGTCTGAGCATTTTGGGTCCAATTTCCTGGTCCTATTGGTCGATTTTGTTTGGAATAATTCAGAATTGTTTCGGTAACCGATTTTTTGAAACAAGGAATACGATGGAAACGCGAAGCAAAAGGCCGAAGGAAAATGACGAAATGGATGGTAAAATTTCTAAAGCTGTTTCTGGTATGTCTGATGTTAATGATGATAGATGTGATGATGTTAGTATTAATAGTATGTCCTCTGGTCAGCTTAGTACTTCTAGATTAAGGTTAGGTAAGGCATTACTAAGGAAGAAGAATTTATAAAGGAGACTTGAGTTAGAACGGCAGCTTAAGATGTTAGATCTCCAAGAACAGGTTGATATGGCTGAATTAGAATGTAAGATCATGGAGGACGACAACCAACTGCCCGTAGACAAATGTCTACAGTCCTCCCGTAACAttaatctcgttttgaatatattaacagatggtgctgatattacgtgttctggTAAAGAGTTCCAGTAATTTGCTGCTCGGTTCGAGAAACGAAGCTCCAGACataaacgatttgatctcggtttttgaactttcttcgaatgtcctctcaaatgatcagtcctagacaaaagtaaaagataagacatattaataccaaggtcatcgttcagtgtACGATAAGTCGATATTAGGTCaccccgtattctacggtaagataacagAATTAAGtaaaggtgtctcagtctgtctttataagataggccagataaaCCTTTTACCATCTTAGtacctcgtcgttggactctttccagcatatctgcttcatacttgaaacaaggactcgctgcttgaatcccatattctaaatATGGTCACACATAAATGGGGTATaataatccaaacatttcatcatctaaatactgaaaagatcTACGAACAGACCATAATACCCCATAGCCTTTCGCAGCAACAGCCTTACAGTGAATAGTGGTTTTAAGACCACGTTATACGGATAATATTTTAGGCAGTTTACTAACGAACATCTTTCCCATTGCTTGGCACCACCTACAAGTTTTTAAAATCATCTCCGatgattttaatctgccaaaaaGCAAATGGGATCTCACTGCCATACAAGGTCGATATAACATGCTAGTTGAAATACCTGAAATTTATGGATGTGTTCAACAGGTCCTGAATCCAACTAAGGGGAGTGATATACttgatttattgtttacaatCGACATtgactctatctcagtgcataccagtcatgagttttttatgagtgatcatggagttgtattgagtattattcattctttaaacgccatacaagTGAACTCAAAAGCTTCAATGATGTACCAGATCAGACATTTTAATCAACAAACCTGGATACGGGCTGAATCTCTCATTCAGTGTTTACCATGTAAACTTATTTTATCACAAATTATTTTGACATTGCGCTTCTCAATCTATACCATGACCTGATATTTTgccttgactgcactgctccagttattggccaTGTGGCTTATAATGCGAATAGGGACCAGAATACCCTtaaaacttttaaaagaaagctgaggaaattaaaataccGCTACCACGAGCACAATGacgtgtatgcacttcagagtatacttaaattaatcgacagaaatgcttcatctaaacgcaagtaatttatgaatatagaaaataaagctccacgtagtaaaagcccagaagTATCAATACTTCGGCTTTTTAAATTCCATGAgaagtcaaattcccttgggACGACTAAATTTTccatagttaacggaagcattaTTGACGACCCTAATATTACTTGCGAACAACTCTGCAAGTACTTCTCTCAATGCTATAAAACTGACACTGAAAGCTCtatcattacatttccaatgctcAAATCCGGACACGTAtcaaaaattgattttataccctccaacatcaagcaggccatagctgcAATGAAAAAGTCTTACGGCGGTGGATCTGGCGGGATTctttcatcatttgtgaaatatggtaGTAGAGAATTcccattattttgtttaaaactttTCAACCTATCtgtggaatatgggacctatccatctgtatggaaaagaTCTCTAATCAGCCCTAGATTCAAAGCAGGATCACTTAGTGATCTTGTTAcctataggccaattaatttaacatccgtgctctcaaggATCATGGAAAGAATCATCCGcaaacagctattatcatttttactttcggctagtctgattaGCCCATCCCAACACGAGTTTATGACTAAATGCTCATATTTCACATCGCACATGCAATTTTTTGAACAAATTACCCAGAGGAGAGATGTTGgccagtcagtgataattctttacttcgattttagtaagtctttcgacagtgtctcacacaaattTATTCTAAAACTCTCTTcgtttggcatacagaatccccttttatcttggcccaaatcttttttagaagaacgtagtcaaatcgttcgctttggatcttgctactctcaACCTGTGAATGTagccagtggggttatacaagcaagtgtgattggtccattactttttctcctttttatcaatgacgtgtgttccctctttcagaatggtaaacctttcctttttgctgatgacctaaAAGTAGTTTATACATTTTCTTCTCCCAATAAAGAAAGccatatttcagcggtaatccaagaagaaataaacaagttatacgaatggactgtttcgtggaatttgccacttaatgttcacaaaagtggatttattcacattggccgctgccttaacttaaatctgactataCGCAAACATACAGTGAAACCTCTCAACAcagttcgtgacctgggtttaagatatagcaacagtctgaacttttctgggCACATTGTACtacaagtatccaaagctagaaagttCATaggattcataatgataaacttcaataatatcgagtcgagattattattataaagaaaatgtatcttactcattcttgaatatggtattttggtttacagtaattgcaggcatgatgacctgattaaaattgaaggtgttcaaagaaggtTCACCATaactgttctggggtattccgacaaaaaagactatcaccaaagatgtcaaaaACTCAAATTAGAACCTCtctggatcagacgtatcaaattaaatcttttcTTTATCTACTGGCTTATTAAcggtgtagtggcattggaccataaccacacaatcttcaaagctgaacacaagactactcggaaaataaatattcaatatttaacacggagaaatacctaacaatggagaaggcgcgaacaatgaatggaatggactggagttgatcgactggcatggctcggccatgcaggcgtggtctctgctgaatgttactttatatcttctattcatattaaatgtattgttctttctctagcctaaccttgttctacatcatgtaatGGTagttgatacgatacagtgagtcggtgtagtcgatggtgtgacttccacgtaagatcttatagattaggcagttatatcatgacaaatctacaattttaggattaggtctattattagagcagaactaatattatagtagaccatagttctacaacggtatttcctactcttcggtatccactcCTTCATACtctgatatcatcccacaatctacgcaataaggagaatattctagcgattcaaagaacccacacaaacttatgCTAGAATTTTTtcgttattcgctactcaaccatgtggaacagactgccagtggacctccgttgcagtgaacctacaacc from Schistosoma haematobium chromosome ZW, whole genome shotgun sequence includes:
- a CDS encoding hypothetical protein (EggNog:ENOG410VGNY~COG:S), which translates into the protein MKKQLIRDPRYSPKRLFSYIKRRTQRSDGIPSLLIQEYPLISARNDTEKAEALSEYFSKVFSISNEERPTIHCGRGSSLMDPVVIEKGTVLRLLQHLKSNKSSGPDYIHPRIMKAISDVIAEPLTTLFAMSLRQSRLPRDWKDTIISPLYKVGSRDLISNYRPVSLTSAVVKLMEKIIRISVINYVEGHNLLPREQYGFRRGLSSLTNLLIAREVWAAAKDRNIHVDVIFIDQSKAFDKVSHSGLKFKLERFGIHYTVVDWISNFLHDRRQRGRVNGALSSWVPVKS